The genomic DNA GGAGAGCGTCCTTGCCGTGGGCTGGCATCCCTGTGGCCCCACTGGGCAACAGGAGGCAGAGGGCACTCAGTCCTGGTGTTCACTGAGCATCTGAGGTGGCAGGTGCCCGGAAGCCACCCAGGAAGGCGCAGCTTTGTCCCCTCCATGGCAGGTCGCCGCCGAAGAGCTGTGCTCCCTGCTGGGCCAAGTCTTCCAGATTGTGTACACGGAGTCCACCATCGACTTTCTGGACAGAGCCATATTTGATGGAGCCTCAACACCCACCCACCACCTGTCCCTTCACAGTGGTACGTGGTGAGAGGGCGGGCAGCAGGGCCCCAGCTTCCCTCCCCCAGTCCTGCAGAAATGCCCCCCAGGCAGCATCCGTGTGCAGTGCCTTTGCTCCCTGTCCTGGGGGTTCAAGCCAATGCCCTTTGTTTCCAGACTTCACGTTCATGTTGCTCTGCAGGTTTAGTCAAGGCCATCCTCTTACACCAGCCTGGTGGCTTCCAGCATAACTTTGGGAGCCCGGAACACTTTTTCTGGAACTACATGTGGCTAAAGTCACTTCACCTAACTCAGAACAGAGGGCCAGGAGGGGCTTCCAGCACTGGGGCTGAGCGTGGGTTTGAGGAGCCTCCCTTCCAGAACGCCCAGACCTCACTGCGCTTGGTGGGTGTGAGGACTCCTTCCAGAACGCAGACTGCCTTGGAGCAGGGTGGTGGGTGGGAGGAAGTGAAGGAGTCCTGAAGACTGTGTGGCGTGACCAGCATCCGGGAGCCACCACCTCCGCATGGGTATCTGGAGCGTTTTCAGGAATCTGTTAGCGCACACAACACATTTCCTTTACACACAGCCCACTTGAGCTAAATATTCTACACACCAAGAGTATCTGTCTTAAATATGTGATTTATTGAGGACTCATGGCTTCTGTAAGTAGAAAGACACTGGAGACAGTACAGCTGTAGCTTCCAGTATCGTCTGTCTGTGGAGATAAGTCCCAGCCCTGCGTCCTCCCCAGTGGTTCACACATCTCAGCGAAGAGGGACAAAGCCAGGAGAACCCTCCTTTGTGTGTTTATGAAGCTGGGGGCTCTTTGAGGAAGGACCCATCCCAGGGCTGGTTGTCCGCTGCCTGCCTTTCCTGCTGCTGGTGCTGAAGCTGCACGCGGCCCCGCAGAAACGGCCCAGCAAGGCAGGCGGTCTGTCCCCATATGCTGGGCGGGGGTTGAGGCCCAGAGGCCAGCGACTTCTCTCCAGTAAGTAGCAGGTGGTTGGTTTATCAAGCCGTATGTAAACATCCAATTTCAGTGTGATTGGTTTGCCCTTGTGCATTAAAATTCCCAATAGGgtcttttttttgctgaatctTTTGCTAAAAAGTgcataaattataaatgtatagtTGCATGAGTTTTCACAAAGTAAGATGTAAGTGATCAGGGCTTCTTGAGTGGCCTTCCTCCCTGCCAGCCTCCACTCCACATGGGCGGCGGCGTGCCTCTCTCCTCAAGTCTCCCTGTGGGatctgcacacatacacacgcacctGTCACCCATGCACACGTACGAACAGGCACACCTCAGAGATCGCTGGTGCATTCCAGACCACCGCAAGAAAGCGAGTATCGCAATAAAATGAGTTGCAtgagtttttcagtttttcccagtGCACCTagaagttatgtttacactataccaTAGTCTGtgaagtgtgcaatagcattatgtctaaaaaacaatgtacgtACTTTAGTTAAAAAGTACTTCATTGCTAAGAAATGCTCACTGTcgtctgagccttcagcgagccGTAATCTTTTTACTGATGGAGGCTCTTGGAAAAAACGCAGTGTCTGCGAAGGGCAGTGAAGTGAGGTATGCCTTatcacacatgtgtgcacatctgtacacaccacacatgcacacccatTCCGTGCACATGTACACGCTCACACTCTCACACCCACGTGCACGCACACGCATCTTGTGCTggtttctgcctcagggcctttcttACTGAGTCTCTTTGCTCCTGCTGCTGTGAGGTCACCAAAACTTAGGAGCTTAGAAGCTTAAACACAGATCTAGTCTCTCACGTTTTGTAGGCCAGAGTCCAGAGCGGGTCTCACTGGCTAAAATCAGGGTGCTGGCCAGGCTGCCTTCCTTCTTCGGCTCTGGGAGAAGCTGGCTCCTGCCTTTTCTAGCTTTGGGAGCCCTTCCTGCATCTTCACAGCCGGCAGAGGAAAATCTCTGACCTCCTGTTGTCACAGCTCTgtctgcccctctgcccctcctccacttTGAAGGGCCCGGTGGTCACACCAAGCCCACCCACATAGCCCAGGACATTCTCCCTGTGTTTGGTCAGCTACGGAGCAGCCTCCACCCCCATCGCCATGTCACCCACACATTCATAGGTCCTGGGATTTGGACGTGGACCGTTGCCCTTGCCcaccacttttatttcttcccactGCCAGAAACGTCCCTTGTTCTTCCTCAGCCTCTGCCACACCATCTCACCACCACTGTGACAGCTCGGCTTGCTGTCTAGAACGGTGCTCCGATGTCCCGCACGGTCTGTGTCATACAGACGTTACGTCATCTGTCCAGGGTTTCCCGAGTAGctgctgtgtaccaggccctTGCTGGGCTGAGGGTCTCGGGCATCCCGAGGCCTCGTCTCTGTCCTTGGGGAGCAGCTGTCTGCGTGTGGAGCTCGGCTGGGTCCAGGATGGGGGTCAGACCTACCAGCTCTGATTGTGGCTCTGCCCTCACAGCTGTGACGTGGGGCACAACTTCTCTGATTTACATCCTCATCTAAAAGCAGGGCAGTGATGAGACCTGCCAGAGTCAGAGAAGATGAGGTAACACAGCTCCTAGGATTCTGCCAGATGTGGAGCTGACACCTACAAatggtgcttttctttttcttggccaTTGGGGagcctcctccagctctgccacttggcaCATCCTCTGAGACCAGAGCATCACCCCTCCAGCCCAGACCTGCAGCAGGTGGTGCATCTCACAAGAGCCCAGGAGGAGCGGGTGCAGGTGCGGCCTGAGGTGCGCCCCAGGGGCCCAGCCGGCTCTGCCCACAAAGGCCCCAGGAGCCCTGCCGCCAGGGCTCTGCATCTCCCATTTAGAGCTCGGCCGCTGGActcagtgctctctctctctcacgtaACTGGAAGCATCtgttttctgtgctttctgtacAGATGACTCTTCCACCAAGGTGGACATGAAGGAGTCTTATGAGACAGAAGCCAGCACTTTGTGAGTACTGGGCCCTGGCTTTCAGCAATGCCAGCATGTCAGCCTGGCCCCCCTCCCCTGTCAGGCTCCCTCCATTCTCCCTTGCTGGCCACCCTCCCCTCCCGCTGTTGGGCCCCATTCCTCTTGCTGGGCCCCCTCCCCTTCATCAGCCCCTCAACCCCTCCCCCCGAGTCCAGCCTTCATAGGCTTTCCAGCTCGCAGGCTCCCCAAGGTTGCGCTACCGGTGAGCTCGTTGATCTGTGAGAGCGTGCTAGGCTCCATGTCGCTGATCCCCTCGTGTCTTCCTCTGTCCCACTCCCTGTGCCCCTCCTTCCACCTTCTCCAGACCCTCGCCCCATGCCCGGGCAAGCTGACCTCCCTTTCCCGTCACCTGCCCTGACTCCCACCGCGGGGCACCCCTGGCACTAACTGGGTGCTTGCAGGGTGTCGTGGGTGCAGGTACGGGGCAGGGGTCGAGGAGCTGCCTGCCCATGGCTCGCGTCCTTGCAGCTCCTTCCCTGAGTGTGCGCACGCAGGCGGCGTCTCGCCCTTGTCCTTCTGCATGCAGACGGCACCCCATGCCAAGACGGTGAGCGAGAGCGAGCTGAGCGCCACGGCCGCCGAGCTGCTGCAGGACTACATGCTCACGGTACCCTGCCCACTGCGGGCGCCTTAGTCGTAGAAGTTCCTGAAGGAGGCgaggggggggaggaggaggaggaatggggaggagggTGAGCGAGGGTACCTTGCTTATGTCTCCATCCTCTTCGCCAGGCATCACTGCCTTTCCTGCTGGGACAGTCATTGGGGAGCACTTGGGTTGGTGTGGGGGCTGCTCTGGCCACTGGGGCTTGACCACAGGTCTGTCCCTGGGTCTCAGATGGTGAACGGTGGCAGAGGGACTGGATGCTCCCTGGAAGGGCTGGATGGGGCGTCTCATTGTTCAGCTGACTTTCCCTCTGTCCCCTGACCTCATGTGGTCTTGCCCTTGAAAATTCAGTCTCCTGGCCCACACGTGTCCCCCAGATGGTGTGGGCATTGCTCTGGGCCCAAGGACACCAGTAAACAGACCCCTGGCAGTGGTGCAGCCgtgctccctctgccctgctcctggTGAGATTAGGGCAGACGGCATGGGCTCTTCTTGGGTCCCTGCGACCCTCTGCGCAGGTGTAGGGGCCTTGACCTGTGGCACTCTTCTTCCTCCGGTCACCGGGTCCTGTCTGGTGTCCCACTCTCTCTCTGTAGCTGCGCACCAAGCTGTCCTCGCAGGAGATCCAGCAGTTCGCTGCACTGCTTCACGAATACCGCGACGGGGCCTCGGTGCATGAGTTCTGCATCAACCTGCGGCAGCTCTACGGGGACAGCCGCAAGTTCCTGCTGCTGGGTGAGTCCTGGGATGGACGGGCACCTGAATTGCGGGCCGGGGCTCTGATAGGAAAGGGGGTTCCAGCCAGTAAGGCCCAAGTGATTCTGGCCAGAGGGCtcttcccagtgcctggcaggaGCTCGTCCTCTGGGGAGCAGCAGAGGGCCCCACAGAAGCTAGACTGAGAAGCCAGGAGCTGTGCACTGGCCACATGAGGGCTAAGGGGGCTCTTCAAAGGAGGTGGTGCTTGAGCTGGTTTTGATGGATGAGTAGAAGAAGAGAACGTGGCATTTCTCAGTGGAAGGACCAGCTTTTGCTGAGGCGGTGAGGCCCCAAGAGCTCAGTATGTTGGGCCAGCATGGCAGGCGGGGTGGTCAGGGCCTGCCGCCCATAGCTGGGATGTGGCACTGGACGTCTGCCCACACCCACGAGGACAGGGGCAGGGCTGTGCCTTCCCTCTGCTGACTCCAGAGAACATGGCTGGTTGAAGGTGGCTGGTGGAGGCTCCTGGGTCCTGGGCTCCACCTGCAATAATCCAAGCAGGGTGTGTTGTACCCGCACTGGCTGCCACCTGAGGGCTCTGCTCGCAGGGGGATAAAGGGCTAAAGGCTGGACCTGCTGCCTCCAGTGAGCTCTTGACGACTTCATGGCCTCCCTGGGGTCAGTCGCCCAGCCAGGGCTTAGATCCAAGGGCCTTGACCCCCAGCTCATAGTGTTCCTTTCAGTCTTGTTCTCACATAGGAGGGTGCCTCTTGTACGGAAATGGGTGGTCCTCCAGAGGTGGAAGCGCAGCTGGGCGGTGGGGGCCTGTTGCTCCGAGTTCCACCTCCCCTCACCTTGGAAACTTGTGAACTGGGACTTCTGCGAGGACtggtgggagtgaggggagggccCGAGGCACGTCAGAGTGAGGGTAGACATGGGGCGGGGTCCTCTGGGTCATGGATGTGCTTCCTGTGGGTCAGGCGAGTGGTGTGTCTGCAGGTCTGCGGCCCTTCATCCCTGAGAAGGACAGCCAGCACTTCGAGAATTTCCTGGAGACCATCGGGGTGAAGGATGGCCGAGGTATCATCACGGACAGCTTTGGCAGGTACCGGCGGGCCATGagctccacctccacctccaacGGGAACAGGGCCGCAGGCAGCTCTGATGACCAGTCTGTGCCCTCAGAGGGGGACGAGTGGGACCGCATGATCTCAGACATCAGCAACGACATCGAGGCACTGGGCTGCAGCATGGACCAGGACTCTGCCTGACGACGCCGGGAGGGACCCCGCGCATATGCCCTTCCTGTGCCGGGGCTGGGGCCGGCCGAAGGGCCCCAGGCACAGGTGGCCCTTTACTGTGAAGAACGTGCCCCAGTGAGGGGGCAGAAGGCTGCACCCTGCCGCCTGCCTGCGGCCCCACTTTGGGAGGGGCTCCCTCGGCCAGACCTCGGACAGCTGTCGATTTTGCACATGACGTTTCTATTGAAATTCCCAGAGACCTTAAAAGAAGTTTACTGCAATGTGAATAACTTACCTCTGGTGGCCAGTGTGTTTCTGACCCAGTGGGGTGAGAGCGGCGGCCTTTGCTCTGGCCTCTGTCCCAGGCCTGCATGCCCGGGGCTGGGTACGGTGGTCTGGGGGCCAGGCTGCCCTTTGGCTCTGGCCCCTGCAGGGAGCTGGGCCGGGCTCAGTGGCAGGGGAGGCCACGGGGAGGACGTGATGTGGGCTTTTGCTTTGTGGACATGGGGTGCAGGAGTCTTGGGGACGTGTGGTTGTGAGTGGCAGGCCCTGGCTATTGGGACCCAGGCACTGGGCTCTCCAAGGGGCGCTGGCTCTGTTCTGGCCTCACCCAAGTTCCCAGGTCTCACCTGCCATTGCAGTGGTTTCCAGAGCAAACCCTgtacaccccccaccccaccagaaGTGCCATCCGCATCCTGAAAGCGTGTTATCTTGGAGCCTGGGTCCCATTTCCAGGGGGCCCTCCTCAATCCCCTGGGCTCGGCTCCTCCTGTGCCCTTGAGACATGGGGAGGTAATGGGGATGACCGCAGGGCAGGGGCCTCAGTTtgggagctgggcctggagattGCAGTGTGCAGGCACGGGCAGGCCCAGCTCTGGGACTCCCTCCTCACCTGGAAGGTGCCTTCATCCTGCAGACCCCCTCCCAGTTTCCTGTACAAGCTCTGGCTGAGCTGGGGGGGCGTCTGGTCCCAGGGAGGGAGGGTAGAGCCCTGGTCTCATGTGTGGGACCAGGCAAGGGTCTGCAGTCCCTCAGGCTCCCTCCTgcagaggggcagggcaggacagGAGGAAGAACCTCAGACTGCTCTGGACAGGATGTCTGAGAGCTGTTCACGAGCAGCCCAGGCCGGGCAGAGCTAAGGGAGACACTTGGTAGATACTGTCTCTAGACACGTGTGCAAATCGATCTGCCCTGGAAGCATTTGGGACAGCGAAAGACAGCcacagcccagggctggcccctctagagCCCAGCCTGTGCCTGAGCAGTGGGACCTGTAGTGGGATTGCATGAGCCTTCTGTGCAGATGGTCAGGACTGCTCCTGCCCCTTCAGGGGCCCCCACCCACATGTGGTCCCCCACTACAGTCCCTCACCCTGTCCTGGGACATGGCCCCCACTCTCTGGGTCCCTAGACTTTGGAGAAAAGAGGACATAGGCCGGAGTGAGGGGCCAGGAACTTTGAGGATTAACCACTGGCCCCCTGAGCAAATGCGGTTTTCCTGCAGCTTCTCCAGTGCAGGTGCCCTTGTGGAAACTTCTAGGGTCTCCTACATCTGGGGACATCCACCTGGAAACTCCAGTCCCAAGGCCCATGCATTGAGTCACAGACAGGTGACCAGACTGCCTGCAGTCTCTAGGCAAATCAGGCACCCCAGGACATAAGGGGAGGACCACCACCCTTTGGGAACACAGTAGAGGGCCCCCACCCTCGGGGGACAAAAGAGAAGGATGACCACCCTCTGGGACATGCGGGGAGAACCACCACCCtctggggatggggaaggaggacCACCACTCTGTGGGGACATGGGGGAAAGACCATCACCCTTGGGGACATGGAGGCGGGGACCAGCACGCTCTGGGGACATAGGGGAAAGACCACCACCCTCTGGGGATATGGGGGGGGAACCACTGTCCTCTGGGGATATGTGGGGGAGGACCACCACCCTCTGGGGACATAGGGGAAAGACCACCACCCTCTGGGGATATAGGGGGGGACCACTGCCCTCTGGGGATATGGGGGGGGGAGGACCACTGCCCTCTGGGGATATGTGGGGGAGGACCACCACCCTCTGGGGATATGGGGCGAGGACCACCACCCTCTGGGGATATGAGGGGAGGACCACCACTCTGGGGACACGGGGAGAGGGCCAGCACCTTCTGGGGACACGAGGGGAGGACCACCACACTCTAGAACCTTCTGGGGACACGGTGGGGAGGGCCATGACTCTGGGGACATGTGGGAAGGACCACCACCCTCTGAAGATGTGGGGGTTGGACCACCACACTCCTTGGGTTCTGTGTAGCCTCTGGAAATGTCTTCACACCGCCTCAAATCCTGCTCAGCCAGAGCCTGTGCTTGGGGAGCAGTTGGAGCAGGAACAGAGAAACAATGAGGGAACACTCATTTATtgagcagcagagctgagggGCAGGGATGGAGTTGGGTCACTGGTCAGCGGCTACATTGTCAGCTCCTGCAGGAAATGTAGAAAGAGAGGGTCACGTGGGAGAGGCCCCAGCAGAGCCAGCCAGGGTGTCTGCGAAGGGGCCTAGTCACTCACCATGATGGCGTTTACGATATCGCTCTGGTTGTCCCTCAGGGCCCGCACAGCCTTGGCCCTCGACACATTGGCCTGCGCCATCACCAGCTCAATGTCCCGCAGCTCCAGCCCCGCCTCGTCCACCTGGAGGGGGGCAAGCAGGAGCTGCTGGAGCTGCCCCCCCCCGACACCCCAGGCAGAGTCTCTGAGGGCCCACCCCGCCACCCCCGACCCTGTGGACCTCCCCTAGACCCCCACAGGCAGTGCTCCCCCAGACCCTACAGGCAGAACTCCCCTAGGCCAAGTCCCCCCAAGCAGAGCCTCCCCGCCTGCATGCCTGAGGCAGGGCCCAGCATCCCTgggcctcacctcctcctcctcctcgcccccttcttcctcctcgCATGGCCTCACATGCGGCCCGGGTGCAGACTCAGGGACCAGGGCAGAGGGCTCCGCGGGCACCTTGAACTTCTCGGCGGCGGCTCTGTGCACTTGCTGGGACAGGTCCTCAATCTGTAGCACAGGGCACAGCTGTCAGCCAAGtccacacccccagcccctgcccgtGCCCGCGGCCAGTCGAACCTTGGCCTCTCCGAAGACCACGTAGGTGTCCGAGGCCGGGCTCTTGAAGACGTCGGGCTTGGCGATGACGAAAAGGATGTTTTTGGACTTCTGGATGGTGATCCTGGTGACCCCCTGGATCTGCCGCAAGCCCAGCTTGGACATTGCCTGGGGGCACAAGGGGCTCAGACCTGGGTGTCAGCCCCAGGGGTcccagtggggggtgggggggaaggagCAGGCCCAGGGGCAAGCAGCACACTGCTAGGGGATGAGCGCTCTGCCACCTCCGGGGGACCATCTCTGGATGTAAGCAGACTTCTTTGGACCTTGGGCAGCACTCCATGGGACTCCTCATGGGACCCCTACAGTCGTCTCTGGGACCCCAGGCAGCCCCCCCTTGTGTACAGTAGGGCATTGGACTCAGGCTGAGAGGGCCACCTCAACTGACATGCAGGCCCCAGCTGTTTCACAAGGTGTTCACTACTGAATTCCCCAAGGACCCCCACTGGTAGGATTCATTAGCCATGGGGTGAGAGGGGTCCCCTTGTGCAGccaggcccccagcccacctTTCGGGCCTTCTTCTCACTGCGACTCTGCTTGGCTTTGGCGACGGTCTCCTCGCTGCCACTGCCCGCTGCAGCCTGGGGAAGGGTGGGGTCTGAGCATCCGAGGGTGGGTGTGGAGCCTTCCCAGGGGCGCACCCTCCCCCCTGGGCCAGGCACCTGGGCCGGGCACTGCGCACTCTGCGGTCCTGAGAAGTTCTCCTCCAGCTCGGCTGATGACTCTCCGTGGCTGTCTGAGTGCTGGCCTGAGCCCGGTGCTCGTGGTGAGTCTGGGGACAGGAGAGGTGTGAGGACAGCTCTGCACCATGGAGCAGGAACCCCTCTGGCCCACCCCACTGCCTCTGGTCCTGCTGCTCAGGACAGCGCTCCAGCCCGGGGTCCCCCTCACCTTCCTCCAGGCTGTCCTGGTCGTCCTGATGCTCGGTAGCTGGGAGCCCTCGAGGGCCGGCTGGGCTCCAGGGCCCAGAGCCAGGAGGCACTTGGCAGGGGGGTGAGAGCTGTGAGGCCAGGTCTTTGGCATGGCTGCCCCTCTTGGAGGCTGCCTTGGGGCTGAGAAGGGGGGCGTGGGGCGGGAGGGTGACTCGCTGTCCGGCCCCCTGGAGGTTTGTGGTTCCTGAGAAGGCAGCCACCGCCCGCTGGGCTCCTGCCTTGGGGGATGGGAGGCTTGGAGAGCCCGGGGGCTCCTCACCCTCCATTGAGTCTTCCCGGGGGCCCTGAcaagggcaggggccagggagcGCCATGGGAGGCGGGGCTGCCTCCACGAGGACACCAGCAGCAGAGGGCTCAGAGCCCAGGATACTGTCCTGGGGCGCCCTGGGCAGGCCCCCCGTGGGGCTTTCTAGGGACTGTGGTGGGAAGGGGCCGGGGATTCTGGGTGCTGCCTGGGCCCGCTGGCTACTGCCCAGGCTCAGAACAGGCTCTGGCTgccaggagggaggtggggatgtGGGGGCAGGCTCTTTGGGGTAGCCCTCACCCAGCCTGGGCACAGCCCTCAATGGAGGCTCTGCACAGGAGCCCAGCCAGGCCTCTGAGGCCACAGCCCCTGGAAGCCGGGGCTCCGGGGtggcccttccctcctccactgGGCTTGGGGGCTGTGCCTGGCTGACCTCGGGGCAGGCAGCAGGACACCCCTCTGGGCTGCTGCTCCTGGGAGCCTTCCCGGCACCCTGCGGCCTTGGCTTAAGGCCTCCACTCCACTGGTTCTTGGCCCCCTGGGCCTCCTTTGGCAGCAAGTGGGGCTCAGCTCCACCACCAGTGTGCACGCCGGCATCAGGACAGGCTCTCCACTCGGGCACCAACACATCCTCAGCTACTTCCTTTCCACTGGAGGCACGCTCAGGGGTGTCCAGGGCCTCCGTGGCAGGCTCGGGGGTGTCCAGAGTCTCCGTGTCAGGCTCAGGGGTGTCCAGGCCCTTCGTGGGAGGCTCAGGGGTGTCTGGGGCCTCCGTGGCAGGCTCAGTCGTGTCCAGGGCCTCCGTGTCGGGCTCTGGGGTGTCCAGGGCCTTCGTGGCAGGCTCGGGGGTGTCCAGGGTCTCCATGTCGGGCTCAGGGGTGTCCAGGGCCTCCGTGTCGGGCTCAGGGGTATCCAGGGCCTTCATGGCACGCTCGGGGGTGTCCAGGGTCTCCATGTCAGGCTCAGGGGTGTCCAGGGCCTCCGTGTCGGGCTCAGGGGTGTCCAGNNNNNNNNNNGGGTGTCCAGGGCCTTCGTGGCAGGCTCGGGGGTGTCCAGGGTCTCCGTGTCAGGCTCAGGGGTGTCCAGGGCCTTTGTGGCAGGCTCAGGGATGTCCAGGGCCTCCGTGTCGGGCTCAGGGGTGTCCAGAGCCTCCATGTCAGGCTTAGGGGTCTCCAGGGCCTCCGTGGCAGGTTTGGGGGTGTCCCCGGCCTCTGTGTCAGGCTCGGGGATGTCCCTGGCTTCCATGGCAGGGGTGTCCATGGCAGGCTCGGGGGTCTCCAAGCCCTCTGTGTCAGGTTCAGGGGTGTCCCTGGCTTCTGTGATAGGCTTGGGAGTGTGCAGGCCCTCCGTGTCAGGTTTGGGGGTGTCCGGTCCCTCTGTGTCAGGCTCAGGGGTGTCCAGGGCCTCCGTCTCAGGCAGGGGCGTTGCCAGGGCCTCCATGTCAGGCTCAGGGGAGTCCAGGGCCTCCATGTCAGGCTCAGGGGTGTCCAGGATGTCCACGTCAGGCTTGGGGGTGTCCAAGGCCTCCATTTCAGGCTCGGGGGTGCCCAGGATGTCCACATCAGACTCGGGGGTGTCTGGGCCCTCCATGGCAGACTTGGGGGTGCCCAGAGCCTCCATGTCATGGTCAGGGGTGTCCAGGGCCTCCGTGGCAGGCTCAGAGGTGTCCAGGGCCTCCATGTCAGGCTCGGGGGTGTCCGGGCCCTTCATGGCAGACTTGGGGATGCCCAGGGCCTCCATGTCAGGCTCGGGGTTGTCCAGGCCCTCCGTGGCAGACTTGGGGGTTCCCAGGGCCTCCATGTCAGGCTTGGGGGTGTCCAGAGCCTCCGAGTCAGGCTCAGGGGTATCCCAACTCTCCATGGCAGACCTGGGCGTGGCCAGGCCCTCCTTGTCATGCTTAGGGGTGTCCAGGCCCTCTGTAGCAGATTTGGGGGTGTCCAGGGCCTCTGTGGCAGGCTTGGGCGTGTCCAGGGCCTCCATGGCAGATTTGGGGGTGTCCAGGGTCTCCGTGTCAGGCTCAGGGGTGTCCAGGGCCTCTATAGCAGATTTGGGGGTGTCCAGGGTCTCCATGGCAGGCTCAGGGGTGTCCAGGGCCTCTGTGTCAGGCTCGGGGGTGTCCAGGGCCTCCATAGCAGATTTGGGCGTGTCCAGGGCCTCTGTGTCAGGCTCAGGGGTGTCCAGGGCCTCCGTGGCAGGTTCAGAGGTGTCCAGGGCCTCGGTCTCAGGCATGGGTGTGTCCGAGCTCTCTGTGGCAGACTTGGGGGTGCTCAGGGCCTCCGTGTCACGCTCTGGGATGTCCAGGCCCTTTGAGGCAGGCTCAGGGGTTCCAAGGGCCTCTATGTCAGGCTCAGGGATGTCCAGGCCCTCTGTGTCATGCTCAGGGGTATCCAGACTCTCTGTGTCATGCTCAGGGGTGTCCAGACGCTCTGAGGCAGGCTTGGGGGTACCCAGGGCTTCCTCATCATGCTCAGGGGTGCCCAGGACTTCCTTGTCATGTTCGGGGGTGTCCAGGCCCTCTGAGGCAGGCTCGGGGGTGTCCAGGACCTCCTTGTCATGCTCGGGGGTGTCCAGGCCCTCTGAGGCAGGCTTGGGGGTGTCCAGGACCTCCTTGTCATGCTCGGGGGTGTTCAGGCCCTCTGAGGCAGGCTTGGGGGTACCCAGGACCTCCTTGTCACACTCAGGGCTGTCCAGGCCCNNNNNNNNNNNNNNNNNNNNNNNNNNNNNNNNNNNNNNNNNNNNNNNNNNNNNNNNNNNNNN from Equus quagga isolate Etosha38 chromosome 8, UCLA_HA_Equagga_1.0, whole genome shotgun sequence includes the following:
- the CCM2 gene encoding cerebral cavernous malformations 2 protein isoform X6 produces the protein MHSNCRQSGRNQNFSKEIPPQTDFPAGCSMENEPGIVSPFKRVFLKGEKSRDKKAHEKVTERRPLHTVVLSLPERVEPDRLLSDYIEKEVKYLGQLTSIPGYLNPSSRTEILHFIDNAKRAHQLPGHLTQEHDAVISLSAYNVKLAWRDGEDTILRVPIHDIAAVSYVRDDASHLVVLKTDDSSTKVDMKESYETEASTFSFPECAHAGGVSPLSFCMQTAPHAKTVSESELSATAAELLQDYMLTLRTKLSSQEIQQFAALLHEYRDGASVHEFCINLRQLYGDSRKFLLLGLRPFIPEKDSQHFENFLETIGVKDGRGIITDSFGRYRRAMSSTSTSNGNRAAGSSDDQSVPSEGDEWDRMISDISNDIEALGCSMDQDSA
- the CCM2 gene encoding cerebral cavernous malformations 2 protein isoform X5, producing MEEEGKKGKKYLGQLTSIPGYLNPSSRTEILHFIDNAKRAHQLPGHLTQEHDAVISLSAYNVKLAWRDGEDTILRVPIHDIAAVSYVRDDASHLVVLKTAQDPGISPSQSLCAESSRGLTAGSLSESGVGPVEACCLVILAAESKVAAEELCSLLGQVFQIVYTESTIDFLDRAIFDGASTPTHHLSLHSDDSSTKVDMKESYETEASTFSFPECAHAGGVSPLSFCMQTAPHAKTVSESELSATAAELLQDYMLTLRTKLSSQEIQQFAALLHEYRDGASVHEFCINLRQLYGDSRKFLLLGLRPFIPEKDSQHFENFLETIGVKDGRGIITDSFGRYRRAMSSTSTSNGNRAAGSSDDQSVPSEGDEWDRMISDISNDIEALGCSMDQDSA
- the CCM2 gene encoding cerebral cavernous malformations 2 protein isoform X3, which encodes MHSNCRQSGRNQNFSKEIPPQTDFPAGCSMENEPGIVSPFKRVFLKGEKSRDKKAHEKVTERRPLHTVVLSLPERVEPDRLLSDYIEKEVKRAHQLPGHLTQEHDAVISLSAYNVKLAWRDGEDTILRVPIHDIAAVSYVRDDASHLVVLKTAQDPGISPSQSLCAESSRGLTAGSLSESGVGPVEACCLVILAAESKVAAEELCSLLGQVFQIVYTESTIDFLDRAIFDGASTPTHHLSLHSDDSSTKVDMKESYETEASTFSFPECAHAGGVSPLSFCMQTAPHAKTVSESELSATAAELLQDYMLTLRTKLSSQEIQQFAALLHEYRDGASVHEFCINLRQLYGDSRKFLLLGLRPFIPEKDSQHFENFLETIGVKDGRGIITDSFGRYRRAMSSTSTSNGNRAAGSSDDQSVPSEGDEWDRMISDISNDIEALGCSMDQDSA
- the CCM2 gene encoding cerebral cavernous malformations 2 protein isoform X2 — protein: MEEEGKKGKKPGIVSPFKRVFLKGEKSRDKKAHEKVTERRPLHTVVLSLPERVEPDRLLSDYIEKEVKYLGQLTSIPGYLNPSSRTEILHFIDNAKRAHQLPGHLTQEHDAVISLSAYNVKLAWRDGEDTILRVPIHDIAAVSYVRDDASHLVVLKTAQDPGISPSQSLCAESSRGLTAGSLSESGVGPVEACCLVILAAESKVAAEELCSLLGQVFQIVYTESTIDFLDRAIFDGASTPTHHLSLHSDDSSTKVDMKESYETEASTFSFPECAHAGGVSPLSFCMQTAPHAKTVSESELSATAAELLQDYMLTLRTKLSSQEIQQFAALLHEYRDGASVHEFCINLRQLYGDSRKFLLLGLRPFIPEKDSQHFENFLETIGVKDGRGIITDSFGRYRRAMSSTSTSNGNRAAGSSDDQSVPSEGDEWDRMISDISNDIEALGCSMDQDSA
- the CCM2 gene encoding cerebral cavernous malformations 2 protein isoform X4; amino-acid sequence: MENEYLGQLTSIPGYLNPSSRTEILHFIDNAKRAHQLPGHLTQEHDAVISLSAYNVKLAWRDGEDTILRVPIHDIAAVSYVRDDASHLVVLKTAQDPGISPSQSLCAESSRGLTAGSLSESGVGPVEACCLVILAAESKVAAEELCSLLGQVFQIVYTESTIDFLDRAIFDGASTPTHHLSLHSDDSSTKVDMKESYETEASTFSFPECAHAGGVSPLSFCMQTAPHAKTVSESELSATAAELLQDYMLTLRTKLSSQEIQQFAALLHEYRDGASVHEFCINLRQLYGDSRKFLLLGLRPFIPEKDSQHFENFLETIGVKDGRGIITDSFGRYRRAMSSTSTSNGNRAAGSSDDQSVPSEGDEWDRMISDISNDIEALGCSMDQDSA
- the CCM2 gene encoding cerebral cavernous malformations 2 protein isoform X1, which encodes MHSNCRQSGRNQNFSKEIPPQTDFPAGCSMENEPGIVSPFKRVFLKGEKSRDKKAHEKVTERRPLHTVVLSLPERVEPDRLLSDYIEKEVKYLGQLTSIPGYLNPSSRTEILHFIDNAKRAHQLPGHLTQEHDAVISLSAYNVKLAWRDGEDTILRVPIHDIAAVSYVRDDASHLVVLKTAQDPGISPSQSLCAESSRGLTAGSLSESGVGPVEACCLVILAAESKVAAEELCSLLGQVFQIVYTESTIDFLDRAIFDGASTPTHHLSLHSDDSSTKVDMKESYETEASTFSFPECAHAGGVSPLSFCMQTAPHAKTVSESELSATAAELLQDYMLTLRTKLSSQEIQQFAALLHEYRDGASVHEFCINLRQLYGDSRKFLLLGLRPFIPEKDSQHFENFLETIGVKDGRGIITDSFGRYRRAMSSTSTSNGNRAAGSSDDQSVPSEGDEWDRMISDISNDIEALGCSMDQDSA